A region from the Bacteroidota bacterium genome encodes:
- a CDS encoding LruC domain-containing protein, whose product MKTIAAKLSAKIVLGIAFMAAFPLSAQVTQDFESGSRNAEIAKCWFFASTNIVGGANAITGQFSMRTGQMSSMTNQHTLISPWVNMPGSGNLVFKHKIDVLNGAGKYLDVYLIDEYNNQTLIFSHTYTNNSLFTETIPITVNGIYKVRWSWYGSGGTSRGHLDDVSIPGIYAADPSNNNGGDCAVLPGSGGGGGGATDSDGDGVPDDEDEYPNDPERAYNIYFPANGFGSLAFEDLWPAKGDYDFNDLVVDYRFHTVTNAQNQVVEIYNTLVVRAIGASLENGFGYQFPNAAIDQSLVSVTGFDLTENFISLGANGLENGQSKPTIIAFDNAFSRLPHPGSGLGVNTTPGAPYVQPDTLLITINFASPRPLYTSLDVPNFNPFLIINKERGKEVHLPDYPPTDLADPSFFGMWDDNTQPSANRFYKTATNLPWAIDIYEQFDYPNEKVDIVNAHLKFADWATSGGVLFPDWFKNLAGYRNDANIYQVPSK is encoded by the coding sequence ATGAAAACAATAGCAGCAAAATTAAGTGCCAAAATCGTACTGGGCATAGCCTTTATGGCAGCGTTTCCGCTCAGTGCACAGGTAACTCAGGACTTTGAGTCGGGTTCGCGAAATGCAGAGATTGCCAAATGCTGGTTTTTCGCCAGCACCAACATCGTAGGTGGGGCTAATGCCATTACCGGTCAGTTCAGCATGCGCACCGGCCAGATGTCGAGCATGACCAATCAGCACACCCTGATTTCGCCCTGGGTGAACATGCCCGGAAGCGGCAATCTGGTGTTCAAGCACAAAATTGATGTACTGAATGGAGCGGGTAAGTATCTGGATGTTTATCTTATTGATGAATACAACAACCAAACCCTGATTTTTTCGCATACCTACACCAACAACAGCCTGTTCACCGAAACCATTCCAATCACAGTGAATGGCATTTACAAGGTTCGCTGGAGCTGGTATGGTTCCGGAGGCACCTCGCGCGGACATCTGGATGATGTGAGCATTCCGGGCATTTATGCTGCCGACCCCTCGAACAACAATGGCGGAGATTGTGCTGTACTGCCCGGAAGTGGTGGCGGCGGTGGCGGAGCAACCGACTCGGATGGCGATGGGGTGCCGGATGATGAAGATGAATATCCAAACGACCCAGAGCGTGCCTACAACATCTACTTCCCTGCCAATGGGTTCGGCTCGCTTGCTTTCGAAGATTTGTGGCCTGCCAAGGGTGACTACGATTTCAACGACCTGGTAGTAGATTATCGCTTCCACACCGTTACCAATGCCCAGAATCAGGTAGTAGAGATTTATAACACACTTGTTGTCAGGGCAATAGGCGCCTCGCTTGAGAACGGATTCGGGTATCAGTTTCCAAATGCCGCCATCGATCAGTCGCTCGTAAGCGTTACAGGCTTCGACCTGACAGAGAATTTTATCAGCCTTGGAGCCAACGGACTGGAAAACGGACAGTCGAAACCCACCATCATTGCCTTCGACAATGCCTTCAGCCGCCTGCCTCATCCTGGCTCGGGACTTGGCGTGAACACCACACCCGGAGCGCCATACGTGCAACCGGATACCTTGCTGATTACCATCAACTTTGCCTCGCCTCGTCCGCTTTACACCAGCCTGGATGTACCCAATTTCAATCCCTTCCTGATCATCAACAAAGAGCGCGGAAAAGAAGTGCATCTGCCCGATTACCCACCCACCGACCTGGCCGATCCATCTTTCTTCGGAATGTGGGACGACAACACCCAGCCCTCAGCCAATCGTTTTTACAAAACAGCGACAAATCTTCCCTGGGCAATCGATATCTACGAGCAGTTCGATTATCCTAACGAAAAGGTGGATATTGTGAATGCCCATCTCAAGTTTGCCGACTGGGCTACCAGTGGCGGGGTGCTATTCCCCGACTGGTTCAAGAACCTGGCCGGATACCGCAACGATGCAAACATCTATCAGGTGCCATCCAAATAA
- a CDS encoding helix-turn-helix domain-containing protein, which yields MAASVNHETPLKLAEDFVNYTNTHIFLTGRAGTGKTTFLRSLSSLTAKRFVVLAPTGVAAINAGGQTIHSFFQLPLGPIPPGTALKRNDPNGNKSFGMQMRKSKLDLIRSLDLIVIDEISMVRADLLDAIDEVLRHYRKDSQPFGGVQLLMIGDLLQLPPIVKNEDWELLRAHYSDLFFFNSIALSQSRFVTITLEKVFRQTDDRFIAILNAVRGGNPSKQVLDELNQRFNPDMSQFETEGYITLTTHNRMADEINQSRLAAIRAPVSEFNAKIKGDFPEHIFPTQQVLELKPGAQVMFVKNDPGPEKQYYNGLIGKVVHIDEDDNTVEVACEGISEPISARPIEWQNIVYDLDPETKNVSEKVMGTFAQLPLRLAWAVTIHKSQGLTFDKVIIDAAQAFAHGQVYVALSRCRSLEGLVFKSSIPAHAIISQQNINNWLDEQKLAMPGPSEFEAHNRAFVGQLLTALFSFGDMLAAHEQLLRLARRNSNSLMPGLAETLAESLAFARNHLEDIGKKFEPQLNYLVNKIHQPSGEQALKERLKQAATYFKQQLEIYFKALPEKIETDDKMLQKSIEELQKEIRKAVHLKQTCLTQLEEGFNLGKFLRVRALAVMETPSRARRESPQSDEESSLLKVLLKWRREEAQKRGLEPSKVIPRSSLYEIARRMPASVSGLASVKGMGKKRISMYGSTLMALMDEYLKRPASTPDVQAAKKSTRELTLEIYLNNPGCSIETLAALRGLSQGTVSEHLAAAVEEGRIGISELVDAHKRQMIEEYFESVDDDRLGPAREVLGEEFSWIELRLVRAALRHKARFKNNTAP from the coding sequence TTGGCAGCGTCAGTCAACCACGAAACGCCGCTAAAGCTGGCCGAAGATTTCGTTAATTACACCAATACCCACATCTTTCTGACTGGTCGTGCGGGTACGGGCAAAACCACCTTTCTGCGCAGCTTGTCATCGCTCACCGCCAAACGCTTTGTGGTGCTGGCGCCCACGGGTGTGGCGGCCATCAATGCAGGAGGGCAAACCATCCACAGCTTCTTTCAATTGCCTTTGGGACCCATACCGCCCGGAACTGCGCTGAAACGCAATGATCCGAATGGCAACAAGTCGTTCGGGATGCAGATGCGCAAATCGAAGCTCGACCTCATCCGAAGCCTCGACCTTATTGTGATTGACGAAATCAGCATGGTGAGGGCCGATCTGCTCGATGCCATCGACGAGGTGCTGAGGCATTACCGAAAAGACAGCCAGCCGTTTGGGGGCGTCCAGCTTCTGATGATAGGCGATCTGCTGCAACTGCCCCCCATCGTCAAAAACGAAGACTGGGAGCTGTTGCGCGCACATTATTCCGACCTCTTCTTCTTCAACAGCATTGCGCTCAGCCAAAGCCGGTTTGTAACCATTACCCTCGAGAAAGTCTTCCGCCAAACCGACGATCGTTTCATTGCCATTCTGAATGCCGTGCGGGGCGGAAACCCGTCGAAACAGGTACTCGATGAGCTCAACCAAAGATTTAATCCCGACATGAGCCAATTCGAAACCGAAGGTTACATCACCCTGACCACGCACAACCGCATGGCCGACGAAATCAACCAATCGCGGCTGGCGGCCATCAGAGCACCTGTATCTGAATTTAATGCAAAGATTAAGGGCGACTTTCCGGAACACATCTTCCCCACCCAGCAGGTGCTCGAACTAAAGCCAGGAGCACAGGTAATGTTTGTGAAAAACGATCCGGGACCGGAAAAACAATACTATAACGGACTGATAGGCAAAGTTGTACACATTGACGAGGATGACAACACGGTGGAAGTGGCTTGCGAAGGGATCAGCGAACCCATCAGCGCGAGGCCCATTGAATGGCAAAACATTGTGTATGATCTTGATCCGGAAACGAAAAACGTAAGCGAGAAGGTTATGGGCACCTTTGCCCAACTGCCGCTGCGCCTTGCCTGGGCCGTAACCATCCACAAAAGCCAGGGCCTTACCTTCGACAAGGTAATCATCGATGCCGCACAGGCATTTGCACACGGCCAGGTGTATGTGGCCCTGAGCCGCTGCCGAAGCCTCGAGGGGCTGGTTTTCAAAAGCAGCATTCCCGCCCATGCCATCATCAGCCAACAAAACATCAACAACTGGCTCGATGAGCAGAAGCTTGCCATGCCGGGGCCTTCGGAATTCGAAGCACACAACAGGGCTTTTGTCGGTCAGCTGCTCACTGCCCTGTTTAGTTTCGGAGATATGCTGGCTGCACACGAACAACTGCTGCGACTCGCGCGACGTAACAGCAACAGCCTTATGCCGGGCTTAGCCGAAACACTGGCCGAATCGCTTGCCTTTGCCCGCAACCATCTGGAAGATATAGGTAAAAAATTCGAACCTCAACTAAACTACCTGGTCAACAAAATTCACCAACCATCTGGTGAACAAGCGCTTAAAGAGCGTTTGAAGCAGGCAGCAACCTATTTCAAACAGCAGTTGGAAATTTATTTCAAAGCATTACCTGAAAAGATTGAGACCGACGACAAAATGCTGCAAAAATCAATCGAAGAACTGCAAAAGGAAATCCGAAAAGCTGTTCACCTCAAACAAACTTGTCTGACGCAACTGGAAGAAGGTTTCAATCTGGGTAAATTTCTCCGGGTCCGTGCACTGGCAGTGATGGAAACTCCGTCCAGAGCCAGGCGCGAAAGCCCACAGTCTGATGAAGAAAGTTCGCTGCTCAAAGTGCTGCTCAAATGGCGCCGCGAGGAGGCACAAAAAAGAGGACTGGAACCATCGAAAGTGATTCCCCGCAGCAGCTTATACGAAATCGCCCGACGGATGCCGGCAAGCGTTTCCGGTTTAGCATCGGTAAAAGGAATGGGTAAGAAGAGGATTTCGATGTACGGCTCCACGCTTATGGCTTTGATGGATGAATATCTGAAGAGGCCAGCTTCCACACCTGACGTACAGGCGGCAAAAAAAAGCACCCGCGAGCTTACGCTCGAAATCTACCTGAACAATCCCGGATGCAGTATCGAAACCCTTGCAGCGCTGAGGGGCTTATCTCAAGGAACGGTATCGGAACACCTCGCAGCTGCAGTCGAAGAAGGAAGGATCGGTATTTCGGAGCTTGTGGATGCGCACAAAAGGCAGATGATTGAGGAATATTTCGAATCGGTGGACGACGACCGGCTGGGGCCGGCCCGCGAGGTGCTGGGCGAAGAATTCAGCTGGATTGAGCTCCGGCTGGTGAGGGCTGCCTTGCGGCATAAAGCCCGGTTCAAAAACAACACTGCACCCTGA
- a CDS encoding TatD family hydrolase — protein MHSQKNFLDIHTHKQGSDDEVLAILNLMPGDAPPEKQYFSSGIHPWRVGTENPEAQFRWLYQLTSHPRLIAIGECGIDMLRPNPEAQKKIFENQVEIATGLNKPMILHAVRSHTQLIALKRSFRPAKPWIVHGFSSRRSIACQYLDAGFYLSFGAALLRRNEALTEAFRYCPDDRIFLETDDNGMSLRELYARAAALRGIGALDLASVIWRNFAACFSLQP, from the coding sequence ATGCACAGCCAAAAGAACTTTCTCGACATCCATACCCACAAGCAAGGGTCAGACGATGAGGTTTTGGCCATCCTGAACCTGATGCCGGGCGATGCCCCGCCCGAAAAGCAATATTTCAGTTCGGGCATCCATCCCTGGAGGGTCGGGACGGAAAACCCTGAAGCACAGTTTCGATGGCTCTATCAGTTAACCAGCCATCCCAGGCTAATTGCCATTGGCGAATGTGGCATTGATATGCTCAGGCCAAATCCTGAGGCGCAGAAAAAAATATTTGAAAATCAGGTTGAAATAGCCACAGGCCTGAACAAACCCATGATTCTGCATGCCGTGCGAAGTCATACGCAGCTTATCGCCTTAAAACGAAGCTTCAGGCCTGCCAAACCATGGATAGTGCATGGCTTTTCGTCGCGCAGGTCTATCGCCTGCCAATACCTCGATGCGGGATTTTATTTGTCGTTCGGAGCAGCCTTGTTGCGTCGAAATGAGGCATTAACTGAAGCTTTCAGATATTGTCCGGACGACAGGATATTTCTCGAAACCGACGATAACGGGATGTCACTTAGGGAGCTTTACGCCCGGGCAGCTGCCTTGAGGGGTATTGGGGCACTGGATCTGGCTTCAGTCATTTGGCGTAATTTTGCCGCCTGCTTCAGTCTGCAGCCCTGA
- a CDS encoding tRNA threonylcarbamoyladenosine dehydratase, which translates to MEEVWNSRTVLAIGNEGVAALAQSHVLVVGLGGVGAFAAEMLARAGVGSLTIVDGDTVHASNRNRQLPALMSTEGKPKTEVMANRLMDINPGLKLHVVRAYVKDQPLIDLLQLHPYDYVIDAIDTLAPKVYLLYYARKFGLNTVSSMGAGGKFDPTLIQVADISQTHTCRLAYYIRKKLHKLGVYEGITAVFSPETVSKNTIQLLEGELNKKSTVGTISYMPAAFGIACASVVVRQLAGR; encoded by the coding sequence ATGGAAGAAGTTTGGAACAGCCGGACGGTTTTAGCTATTGGCAATGAGGGTGTTGCGGCTTTGGCCCAAAGCCATGTGCTCGTGGTGGGTCTTGGCGGAGTTGGTGCATTTGCTGCCGAAATGCTCGCACGTGCAGGAGTCGGAAGCCTTACCATTGTGGATGGAGATACCGTGCATGCTTCCAATCGCAACCGTCAGCTTCCGGCCCTGATGAGCACAGAAGGTAAGCCCAAAACTGAGGTGATGGCCAACAGGCTCATGGACATCAACCCCGGGCTTAAGCTGCATGTGGTCCGGGCATATGTAAAAGATCAGCCCCTGATCGATCTGTTGCAGTTGCATCCGTATGATTATGTGATCGATGCCATCGACACGCTTGCGCCAAAGGTTTATCTGCTTTACTACGCCAGAAAATTCGGACTCAACACGGTAAGTTCCATGGGGGCCGGCGGAAAGTTCGACCCTACGCTGATTCAGGTGGCCGATATCAGCCAGACTCATACGTGCCGGTTGGCCTATTACATCCGGAAAAAACTTCACAAGCTTGGGGTTTACGAAGGGATTACTGCTGTTTTTTCGCCGGAAACGGTAAGCAAAAATACAATCCAACTCCTTGAAGGTGAGCTGAATAAGAAAAGCACTGTGGGTACGATTTCCTACATGCCTGCAGCTTTCGGAATTGCGTGCGCATCGGTGGTTGTACGTCAACTGGCCGGCCGTTGA
- a CDS encoding glycosyltransferase family 4 protein, with amino-acid sequence MKVALIHYRLIHFGGLETRLKNYISYFHQQGHEVDVVCAKYNPEIVLPQGSKVHKIGAGILPRPFRQRGFDQRLGSFMRHHSYDFSLSLGRTSHQQYVLSPGNHLGYLRSLERKACSLSDLEQIRLDRRSFEHSRLIFAASRMMQNEMVELYNIPAKKIRVIYPPLNTHSFARADSLERAQIRKRLGWQQDIRYFLFSSLAHRRKGLPLLLKVFEKLRNTNNELIIIGAPEVKTNLPNVHYLGFFDHPRDFYVAADALLHPSVYEPYGQIVAEALQCGTPVIISDKVGAAEIVQSTEGLILAHNQPEQWIEAISNFDRETFSIPANFAQTRKITLEDHMEAMLHHAGKSEE; translated from the coding sequence ATGAAAGTCGCATTGATCCATTACCGCCTGATTCATTTTGGAGGCCTCGAAACCCGGCTCAAAAATTACATCAGCTATTTCCATCAGCAAGGTCATGAGGTGGACGTGGTATGTGCAAAGTACAACCCTGAAATAGTGTTGCCTCAGGGCAGCAAAGTGCATAAGATTGGGGCAGGCATCCTGCCCCGACCTTTCAGACAGCGGGGATTCGATCAACGCCTGGGAAGTTTCATGCGCCATCATTCCTACGATTTCAGCCTCTCGCTCGGGCGTACCAGCCACCAGCAATACGTACTCAGCCCCGGAAACCACCTTGGCTACCTGCGCAGCCTGGAACGCAAGGCCTGCTCGCTCAGCGACCTGGAACAAATTCGACTCGACAGGCGCTCGTTCGAACACTCCAGGCTGATTTTTGCAGCCTCGAGGATGATGCAGAACGAGATGGTTGAATTGTACAACATCCCGGCAAAGAAAATCAGGGTAATTTATCCGCCACTGAATACCCATAGTTTTGCCAGGGCCGATAGCCTGGAACGCGCGCAAATCAGAAAACGTCTGGGTTGGCAGCAGGACATACGATATTTTCTTTTCTCCTCGCTTGCCCATCGTCGCAAAGGACTGCCCCTGCTTCTTAAGGTGTTCGAAAAACTCAGGAACACTAACAATGAGCTGATAATCATCGGCGCACCCGAAGTAAAAACAAACCTGCCAAATGTGCATTATCTCGGATTCTTCGATCATCCGCGCGATTTCTATGTGGCCGCCGATGCCCTCCTCCATCCGTCGGTGTATGAGCCTTACGGACAGATTGTTGCCGAAGCCCTGCAGTGCGGGACTCCTGTGATCATTTCGGACAAGGTGGGCGCAGCCGAAATAGTTCAGAGCACTGAAGGACTTATCCTTGCCCACAATCAGCCGGAACAGTGGATTGAGGCCATAAGCAATTTCGACAGAGAAACATTTTCCATCCCAGCCAATTTTGCCCAAACGAGGAAAATCACCCTGGAAGACCATATGGAAGCTATGTTGCACCATGCCGGAAAATCAGAGGAATAA